From the genome of Pseudanabaena sp. PCC 7367:
GGGCATGTTATAAGAATCTTCGATCGTGAATTCGGTGTATTCATACAGTTGGCTACCGACCAGGGCTCTGGGGGCGACGCTATCGGCGATATATTCTTCATTGCGATGCATCACGGCGATCGCGGTCAGGTCGGGGCGAACTTCAAAACTTGCTTCACCAGCCATAGTTGGGATTGCTCCTTAATAATTACTTGTTAGTTGAGAATCTGGGAATCTGGGAATCTGGGAATAAGTGAATCTGGGAATAAGTGAATAAAATTTAGTCATCTCAATCCAGTGGGTTTATTTAAACCAGGGCGATTGATTAGGGTTGGCTAGAGTTAAAACTAGCTTTTAAGCAGCACCTTGAATTTGTTGCGGGGCAAGCAACACCGGGAACACATCACCACTGAGGGCACTGACCAGGGCTTTACCGATCGCCTGGTTATTCACGCCCGCGCCTGGGGCAGCCACCACGGCTTGACCATTGGCATCGCTGGTCACCAGGTCACCACGGGTAATCGTGCCGCCAGCTTTGAGTTCGGCCACGCCACTAAGCACCACTTCCAGGCGATCGCCACTGACTTTTTGAGTGCCGCTCACACCGGGGATATAGGCCACACCCACCAGGCGATCGGTGGCGGCAATGGCTTCAATAACGGTGTTGTCACTAGAGCCAAATTTAACGATCCGGTACTGGTCGATCGTGCCAGCGGCGGTGTAGGTGGTGGTGAGGATGTGATTGGAAACAGACATAGTTATTGCTCCTTAAAGCTTTAATTGGTAGAGGTTTAAACGAGATCAAGTAGATCAAAATTCAGCAGATTAAGCGGTTAGCAATGTAGATGTTTAACAATTCAGCATTTAAGCAATTCAACAATTTGACAACTTGGTAATTTGACAATTTGGCAGTCCAGCAGTCGAACAGTTCAACCATGCAAAAATCTAAAAGTTTAACCACTCAACGACTTAGCTAGCTAACAATCGATAAATCTGGAAACCTGGCAATCAGACCAGCTAGCCTTTCAGTGCTTTAACATTTCAGTGCTTTAACATTTCAGTGGGTTAGAAAGCCAATCAGCTAACAATTCAACCAGTCATCAATGCAACAGTTCACTAATTCAGCAATTCAACATTTTAAAATTTCAATTAGTTGAACAGCTAAACTTTTAACCAGTTAAACTTTTAGTAAGCTGAGCATTTAACAGGTTGAAAAGCATAGACTGAATTTGCTAAATCATTTGATAGATAGGCTTTTCCGAGTTCAAACCTTTTCAGATTTACAAAGGTAATAGTGCTAACTAGCCAAAACTTTCGCCACCGCTTCCGCGATCGAGGGTTCTTTGCCCAGTGCCTTTTGTTCATTGATATAAGCCTGAGCTTGGGCTTGAATCGATTCTGTTTCATTGGTGGGGGTAAATTTATTGGTGCGACCAGCAACCTCGCCAAAGGTGATAATCCGAGGTCGATCGCGCAGGGTTTGTTTGAAGGTGGCGATCGCTGAGGGGTTTGCTTTCGCTTTACTGTGGGAATCGGGATCAGCCTCACTAAATTGCACCGTTTCCGATTGCTCTGCTTCAGTGGGCAAAGCCAACATCAAAGCTAGTAAAGTTTCCTTTTCACTGGGCAGCAACTTACCCTCATTAATCAAGCCTTCTAGAAACTCATTCAACTCAGCTTTTTTAACCTGTTGTTCCCGCTGGGCTAGTTCCTGCTGGCGTTGCAGAAGTTCTTCTTCTTGCTGCTTGAGCTGGTTGAGCCGATCGGTTACTGCTTGTAATTCCGGTGTCGCTTCTGGCTCGCTGATGGTTTCAGTTTTTTGGTTATCCTGAACGGACGCAGGATCACTGGAGCTAGCCGATTGTGACTCTACCGCTGTTTGAGCATTCTCAGTTACTTTATTTTTTGACTGCTCTAGATTTGCTCCTTGAGCTTTTTCAGTGGTATCAGCCTGGTGATTGGCTTCTTTATTATTAGCACTATTATCAGTAGTATTAGTAGCCTTAGTCAGAGAGTTAGCCATTTCCGCCAACGGTTGCAGCTTGGTGATCAAACTCTGCTCGATCGCCTTGATTAAATTAACGGGCAAATAGCGATCGCTCTCGGCCTCAGAAGTCCAATCGACCATAAACCGCCGCATTCCAGTTAACATCAATGCCATCTGGGCGGGTAACTCGGCGGGGATTTCGAGCGCTTTATTTGAATCAGATGATTGCTCTGATTGCTCTGATTGCTCTGATTGCTCTGATTGCTCAGATGATTGTGTTGCGGATTGCGGTTCGTTATCCTCTCCAGAGGTTACTGAACTGGTTTGCTTTGATTCCGCGAAGTTAATATATACAGCGCGATCGCCAGAGCTGAATTGAGCTTTTCTTTGAGGCAACGCCATACCTTTGATCGCCGGAACCTGCACCAACGCCACATGCCGCAAGCCCCATTTATCGAGATCATAGGGACTAGAAGGCTCACCGGGCGGGTACAGCGCCACACTTACACCAGCAAATTGCCCCTGATTGAGAATGGTTTGCAGTTCTGCACTTTCATTCATTAAAAAGGCAAACAACGAATCGCCGACCACGGTCAATCGCGCCACGATCGCCAGGGCGGGTTGATTTTCAGCATGACCGATTAACACCGGCGCACGATACTTTTGCAAGTTATAGCCCGCCGCAATTTGATTTAAATCCTGAATCGAGAAGGAGAACTCCTCCCCAGCACTATCTAAATGAGTGCCTGCTTTTAATATTTCCAACATCGGAAAACCTATTCCTGAAGTATATTTCTTGGGATATCTGTTTAGTTGCTTGCTAACTGATTAACTAACCAAAGGATAAATTCACGGGCAAGCATAACTGTAGAGATTAGCGATAGAGCTTGATTGTAAAGCTTGACTATAAAGCTTAATTGCAAAGAATAATAATTTTTGATTAGTCTGCGATTACTTTTCGTCCAATATTTCTAACCAGAACAAAGCATAATTCATTTCCCACCGTAGACGATTTGATTATAGCAAAAACAAAAACAGCGCCACTGGTGGGATTCAGTTGCACTGCAATTAGTTTTATTCTCTTTGCGCAATCGAGAACAAGCTCTACGTTTTTGATTGTAGCGGATTAGCAGCAATAGCCGATCGCAGCAAACATCAAACCAAATAATTATATTTAAACTAACTAATTTCTGATCTGAGAAGAGGTACTATGTGCACCATTGGCGAATTAGCTAGCTAAATTGACTTCAAGAAATTGAGTAAAGAAAGGAAACCAAAACATCGCAGGGAACAAAACAATTACCAGAATCCCCAAAAAAACAGATAACCCAAAGAATCGATCTAATCCCCGTCATTACAGCAATGCAAATAATTTAAAACCAGCCTTAAGCACATCAGCAAAATCAATTACGACAGTTCCCATTCCAGGCCAGAAAAGTATCAATAATCTCCTCTAGCTTGCTAGGATCACCAGTGCCCTGCCATTTATTATTAAATACATAGCAACGCAACCACTCCGCCGCATGGGGGTGGCCATCTTCATCGATCCCAACTTTGACCTCTGGAAATTTGCAGCCAGACAACGAGGTGCAGGCCAAATCAATTTTGACCCACCAGCCAGGGTTATCACAACTGGAAATATTGATGCCGTAATAATGCTCCCATTCTTCATCACATTGCTGTCGATACCAATCTTGCAATTTGGCGATCGCCGAGTTTGACATATATCCTCCCTTTTAGAACATATATTGTAGTTTGTTGTAATTTTACATCGTTTATAGGATTTTTTCTATTTAAAAACAATAATAAACCTAAAAACGGGGGCGATCGCTGAATTTATCCCCCACAAACCCACCAGCAAAAGTGCCTTGATTACCCACAAACCCTCACAGACGCTCAAAATAAGTTTATGTAAAGTTATATCAGTTGCAAATAACTTGTTATGTCGGAGCAAAAACCGTTAACTATGGAGCAAGTCAAACATATTGAGGATACAGCTAATAAAATCAAGAGTATTGGTGTTTC
Proteins encoded in this window:
- a CDS encoding DUF2190 family protein, with the protein product MSVSNHILTTTYTAAGTIDQYRIVKFGSSDNTVIEAIAATDRLVGVAYIPGVSGTQKVSGDRLEVVLSGVAELKAGGTITRGDLVTSDANGQAVVAAPGAGVNNQAIGKALVSALSGDVFPVLLAPQQIQGAA
- a CDS encoding immunity 53 family protein, which produces MSNSAIAKLQDWYRQQCDEEWEHYYGINISSCDNPGWWVKIDLACTSLSGCKFPEVKVGIDEDGHPHAAEWLRCYVFNNKWQGTGDPSKLEEIIDTFLAWNGNCRN